CCAGGCCGGGTTTTCCCGCGTCGGCAGCCTGGGCGGGTTCACGAATGCGTGGGGCGTGGCCGCGCGCGGCAATCACGTCTTCGTCGGCGACGGCGTGGACGGCCTCGTGATCGTCGACGCGACGGACCCGACGAAGCCCGTCGAGCTCGGCCGCGTGCCCACGGGCGGACAGGCGAGGGGCGTGGTCGTGAATGGGAATCACGCGTATGTGGCGGCAGGATCCGCGGGCGTGGCCGTCGTCGATATCGCCGATCCCACGAAGCCGACGGTGGTCGGCCGGGCGGAGATGCCCGGGACCGCGCTGCGCGTGGCGTTCGCCGACAATCGCGTGTTCGTGGCCGCGTGGAACGACGTGCGGGTCTACGACGTCTCGAAGCCGGAGGCGCCCGCGTTCGTCGCGGCGGTGCGTATCCCGCGGCCGTTCGAATACGAGGACCCGAACCGCGAGCTGCCCACGATGCGTATCTTCGGCGTCGCCGCGCGGGAGCGGGACGTCTTCATCGGCACCTGGGAGAACCCGTATTCGTACCGCCTCGAGCCCGACCGCCTGGCCCCGAACCTCCGCCTCCCGGAGTCCGCGGCCCGCACCGATTTTGGTCCGGTCGCCGTGGGCGAGACGAAGACGCTGCCCGTCCCGGTCACGAACCAGGGCACGGCGCCGCTCACGGTCGTGGACACGTGGATCAGCGGCGCGCCGTTCACCGTCGAGCCGCGCCAGGCGCGTATCGAGCCCGGACAAACGGTGAACCTCACCGTGACGTACGCCGCGTCGAAGGCGGAGGAGGAGGTGGGGTATCTGCATATCGTCTCCGACGACCCGGCGGCCCCGGTGCGCAAGGTGTATCTCGTGGGCAACCCGCCCGGCGTGAGCGTGGGCTCGCCGCTGCCCGCGACGACGGGCGCCATGCTCGACGGCACGACGTGGACGTCGGAGCAATCGCAGGGCAAGGTGCTGCTCTTGACCTATTTCGGCACGTTCTGCCCCGTCTGCGCCAATCACCTGCCGGACGTGCAGGAGCGGTTCTACAACGCGTACAACGACAAGGGCCTCGACGTCGTCGCCCTCAACCCGAGGGAATCGACGGACCAGATCGGCCTCGTGCAGAACTACAGCGCGAACATCAAGGTCGACTTCCCGCTCGGGATCGAGGAGCCGGCGAGCACGTATGGCGGTATCGTGGCCAATTTCCCGGGGCCCAATCCGTTCCCGGTCGACGTGATCGTCGACAAGGCCGGCATCGTCCGATACGCGACACACGAATACGATCCGGACGCGATGACCGCGGTCATCGAGCAATTGCTGGCGGAGTGACCCGATGCGGAGGCACGGACTTTTTCTGTTCGCCACGATCGCCCTGCTCGCCGCCTGCGGCGGCGGCAACGGCGGAACGACGGGCGCGGGCGGCGGTGGCGCGGGCGCAGGCGGCGGCTCCGGGGGTGGTCCGAGCGGCCCCGCCGTGACCGGCGTGCTCGCGGACGAAATGGGCGTGCCTGTTTCCTATGCGAAGGTCGTGTGTTGCAGCATCAAGAACTGCTACACGAGCGACGCGGACGCGGAGGGGCGGTTCTTCTTCGGCATCGACGAGGAGCTGCCCGCCGATTACGTGGTGAAATCGTTCGAGGAGACGACGACGTCGCCGCGCCGCGCCGCGACGATGTTCCCCTTGCAGTTCGTCGATACGAGCGTCGTCGACCTGGGGGAGCTCTGCGCGCCGAGCTTGCCGGCGGGCGCCGTCCTCGGCCCGAAGAGCGACGATCCGCAGACGCTGGAGGTCGGCGACGGCCTCACGCTCACCGTGAACCGCGCCGATCTGGAGCCGCCGCTCGGCGGCTCCTTGTACGACGTCGCGGCCCGGAGAGTCTCGCCGCAGCACGTCCCCGCGCTGCCCGAGCTCGGCGCGGAGGAGGTCGTCGCGGTCTACGCGATGTATCCCTTCGCGACGACGAGCGCGTCGCCGATCGCCGTGTCGGCTCCCTCGGATCTCCCGGCCGGGACCGTGGTGTATTTTCGGAGCATCAGCGAATACAACGGCAAACTCTCGGCGCCGGCCCCCGGGGAGGCCGACGGCGCGCGCGTGACGACCGACCTCGGGGCGGGGCTCGACGAGCTGACCTGGATCGTCGTCTCGAAATGACCTCTCGTGCCGACGGGCGTCGCCCGCGTCACGAGAGGCCGGCGAGGAAGGAGAGCACCGCCGCGTTGAATGCCGCGGGGGCATCCATGTTCACGCAGTGATTCGCGTCTGCGATCACCACGTCGCCGCGGCATAGAGGCTCGCGTCGGGCCCACGGGGGCCCTTGCCTGGCGATCGATCCGGCGCGGCTCTTGGCCCCGCGCACGAGCACGAAGGGCTTCGGGATACGGTAGTCGGGCTCGTCGCGCATGCAGCCGAGGGCCGCCAGCATCACGTCGCGCATCTCGAGCTTTTCGAGGCGCCGCATCGCCTCCCGGCAGTAGACACGTACGCTCTCCACGGACGTGATCGACTGCGCGCTGTGGCGGATCAGCGCTTCGAGTGGATAGAGCTGGAGCATCGCGGGCGTGATCGCCACGCCGAAGCGCTCCAGGAGGGTGAGCTCTGCGGTGTTGCACGCGCAATCCACGAGCACGAGCGCGCGCACGCGGCCCGGGTGCCTGCGGACGAGCTCCTGCGAGAGGTTGCCGCCCATGCTTTGCCCGACGAAGATCGCCGGAGGCGCGGAGATCGCGTCGAGGAGCGCCACCATGTCGTCGATCGCCGTCTCGACCGTGAAGCGTGTCCCCATCGGCCGCGAGAGCCCGTGCCCGCGCACGTCCCAGAGGAGCACGCGGTGGTGCTCGGCGAGCGCCGCGACGTTGTCGCGCCACATCCCATGATCGAGCCCCGCGCCGTGGGTGAGCACGAGGAGCGGACGGTCGGCGTCGCCGACGAGCCAAAAATGCAGCGGACAACCTTTTCGCTCGAGGACGCGCGCTTCGGCGTCCGGGAATGCCTTCATGTGTGTGGATTCCATCTCGAAATGACCCCCTAGCGCCGGCAGGGAATCTCCAGCGTGAACGTGACCCCCTCGCCGGGGCGATTGTCGACGCGCACGCGCCCTCCGTGCGCGTCGGCCACGCTCTTCACGATCGAGAGCCCGAGCCCCGTGCCGTCGCGATCCGCGTCGGTCGTGAAGAATCGATCGAAGATGCGGGGCAAGATGGCCGGCGGGACGCCGGGGCCACGATCCATGACGGAGATGCGGACCACGGGTCCGGGCGGCCCTCCCTCGACGCGGAGACGCACGGGCTCTGCCGGCGGCGAGAATCGCACGGCGTTGTCGAGCAGGTTGCCGATCGCGGTCTCCACGTCCAGGGGGCGGCAGACGATCTCCCTCGCTTTCGCCGCGTATTCGACGATCACCGGCTGATCCGGCCCCGAGGCGCGATCCTTCGCGGCCTGGACGAGCGCCTCGAGATCACAGACGCGCATCGGCTCGGCCGAGGCCTCGATGCGCGAGAGCTGGAGGAGGCGCGAGACCAGACGATCGAGCCGCTCCACGTCGAGCTCGATGTTGCGCAAGAACCGCGCGCGCGCCTCGGGATCGTCGCTCGCGCCTTCGCCGAGCAGCTCCGCCGCGCCGCGGATCGAGGTGAGCGGCGACTTGAACTCGTGCGCCACGTCCGCCGCGAACTCGGAGATGTACCGCATGCGCGCGTCGAGCCGCTCTTTCATCGCCGCGAACGACTCGCCGAGCTCGCGGATCTCGCCGCCCCCGCCGATCGGCACGACGACGTCGCGCTCGCCCGCCGCGATACGCTTGGCCGCGCGCGAGAGCCTGCCGAGGGGCCGCGAGATGCTCCACGCGAGCACGAGCGTCACGAGGCCCGTGCCGAGCAGCGCGACGAGGAGCACGCGCCCGAGGCCCGCGCGGATGCGGTAGAGCTCGAACAGGACGGGCTGCGTCGATCGCGCCACGTACACCACGCCCGTCACCACGCCGCTCGCGCGGATCGGATCCGCGAGGAAGAGGATCACGCCCGGGTCGCGGTCGCGCACGCGCGTGCGTGTCGCCTTCTTGCCCGCGAGCGCCGAGCGCACCTCGAAGCGCTGCGCGAGCTCGGGCCACCTCTCGCCGGGACCGGCGCGCATGTCGAGCACCTGCCGCACGTCCCGCGAGCGCGGCAGCATCGAGGGCGGCGGCGGCTCCGGCCCCTCGGGCGGGCCCTCCGCGTGAGAGTCGGCCACCACCTCGCCGGCCTGGTCCACGATCCGGATCCGCGTCCGCGTCCGCTGCGCCGCCGTCGCCAGGATCTTCTCGTGGGAAGGATCCCCGAGCGCGCGGCCCGCGCGGAGGTCCTGCTCGACGAACGATCGCACGAGCGTCGCCTGGTTCGACATGTCGCGCTCGAGCGCGTCGAGCAGCTCCCGCTCGTGGATCCGCGCGAACTCGAGCCCGATCGCCGGTACGAAGAGCGCGAGCAGGTTCACCACGAGCAGCCGCACGCGGATGCGGCCGAGCAGGACGACGAGCCTACGCACCGGCGACCTTGTAACCGACGCCGTGCACCGTCGTGATCGGATCCTCGCCGCCCGCAGCCCGGAACTTCGCGCGGATCCTGCGGACGTGTGTGTCGATCGTGCGCTCGGTGATGAGGTTGTCGTAGCGGTAGGCGCGCGTCATGAGCTGGCTGCGCGAGAGGACGATCCCCGGACGCTCGAGCAGCGCGCCGAGCAAGCCGAGCTCCGTCGCCGTGAGCGCCACCGGCGCGCCGTCGAGCCGCGCCTCGTGCCGCTCCACGTCGACCTCGATCCGGCCGTGCGCGAGGATTTTCCGTGACAGCTCGCCCGGCGCTTCGAGCCTGCGAAACAGGGCTTTGACGCGCGCCACGAGCTCGCGCACCGAGAAGGGCTTCGTCAGGTAGTCGTCGCCGCCGAGGTCGAGGCCGAGCACGCGATCGATCTCGTCGCTGCGCGCGGACAGGAAGAGGATCGGCACGCGGCTCTCGGCGCGGATGTGGCGGCACGCGGAGAGGCCGTCGACCTCGGGCAACATCACGTCGAGGATCACGAGGTCGATGCCGCCCTTCGCCACGGCCTCGATCGCCTCGCGGCCGTCCGTGACCGCAGAGACCTCGTAGCCCTCTTTGCGCAGCGCGTACTGCAGGACCTCTCGGATACGCGCCTCGTCGTCGACGACCAGGATGTGTTTGCTCACGTCTCGATCGGCTCCTCGGCGCGGAGGCTCTCTTCGGCTTCGAGGGCGGCGCCGAGGCCCTCGACCCGCGCCTGCACCTCGGAGACGATACCACCGATGTCCGCCGCGGAGGATCCGCTGAAGCGCGCCACCGTCACCTGCGTGCGCAGCGCCTCCGCGAGCGCGCAGAGCTCCTCCAGGGCGCGCGCGTCCCGGTCGCGGAGCGAAGACAGGCGGCGGACGTTGTCGAGATCGAGCCGCGCCGTCGCGAGCGCGCGGCCCGATCCCGAGGCGCGCTCGACCTCGCGCACGCGCGCCTCGGCCCGCGCGAGGTCGAAGGCCTCCTTGCGCAGCAGCGCCTCGAGTTCGGCGTGACGCGCGACGCGCCGCTCGACCTCCGCCTCGATCCGCGCCGCGGCCTCCGCCGGCAGCACGCTCGCGAGGGGCGTGCCCCGCGAAGCTTCGACCGCCTCCGCGAGCGCCGCCTTCACCCGGGCGAGCGCGCCGCCCGCCGCGCCCTTCGGCACGTCCGCCGCGCGCTTCGCCGTCAGCGCGATCGGCGCCCAGAGCGGCCAGAGCGGCACGGCCAGCGCCGCCGACACCGCCGCGCGTGAGCCTCCCGCGGGCGACGATCGGTAGATCGCCACGGCGCAGCAGATCCCGGCGACGAGATAGAGCACCGAGAGATCCCGCAGGCTCATTGCCCGCCCTCCTCCACGAAGTCTTCCTCGACCTCGCGCGACCGCATCCGTTTGTCGTCAAACGAGTCGATCTCCCGGCGCTCGTCGATCTGATACGGCCTGTCGCTGTAGATCGCCGCCGACGTCAGGCTCGTCAGCACGGCCTCGGTGAAGCTGCCCTCGCGATCCCGCAGGAAGGGCACGTCCGGCGTGCGCGGCCGGACCAGGTACGGCCGGAGGATCCACGCGGTTTGTCCGCCGACCGCGAAGAAGACGCCGATGAACGCGAGCGCCGTGGTGAGCCGCCCCTTCCCCTCGCCGAGGCCACGCACGAGGAGCGAGAGCGCGGCGAACCCGGCCACGCCGTACGCACCCGACGCGACGAGCGCCGCCGTGTGGTAGCCCATCCCGAGGTCGAGCATCAGCCAGAGCGCGGGCGCGAACGCGAGCAAGACGAGCGACGACCGGCCCGCTGACGCGAGCGCGAGCGCCACGATCGATCGCATCGGCCAGGGCCTGCCGAGCACCGCGGCGAGCGCGTGGAACGCCGGCGCCGAGAGCGCGAGCGTCGCGAGCACGGCGAGCGGCACCTTCACCGCGCCGTAGAGGATCTGCGCGCCGCCGCGGAAGCTGCCGAGCACGCCGCCGAACGCGGCCGCGCCGAGCGCGATCGAGGCGAGCGAGGTCGAGGCGATGGCGCGAACGTCCGGGTGATCGTCGCGGCAAGCGCGGGCGATCTCCCCCGGCGCGCGCAGCAAGCGGGCGAGGACGAGGGCGCTCACAGGTCACCTCCGAAGATCGGCAGCGTGCTCCACCAGACCCGCGCCGACAGCGCGATCGCGAAGACCGCGAAGCCCGTGAGCGCAAATCCGCTCATCGTCCGCACGCCC
This genomic stretch from Polyangium spumosum harbors:
- a CDS encoding choice-of-anchor D domain-containing protein, which codes for MMKLQKNTLVWCFFPAALVLASAGCGSDGGGLTCGPGTKAQGGACVPAETDPGLTCGPGTEAKDGVCVSTALEPGQFMSPLVQLQNLHEVGSHTDEVRIREDGLLLNCSYTFNVIDATDAADMDKLAVGLKHTIPGDSRQPGCKHLAWDDHLVFTTHLGNIRNPAFLSGWDITDPEAPVQLPVLQEPGVSYEGVDVANHHIFVGLHGSGLGVYKYDAQAGFSRVGSLGGFTNAWGVAARGNHVFVGDGVDGLVIVDATDPTKPVELGRVPTGGQARGVVVNGNHAYVAAGSAGVAVVDIADPTKPTVVGRAEMPGTALRVAFADNRVFVAAWNDVRVYDVSKPEAPAFVAAVRIPRPFEYEDPNRELPTMRIFGVAARERDVFIGTWENPYSYRLEPDRLAPNLRLPESAARTDFGPVAVGETKTLPVPVTNQGTAPLTVVDTWISGAPFTVEPRQARIEPGQTVNLTVTYAASKAEEEVGYLHIVSDDPAAPVRKVYLVGNPPGVSVGSPLPATTGAMLDGTTWTSEQSQGKVLLLTYFGTFCPVCANHLPDVQERFYNAYNDKGLDVVALNPRESTDQIGLVQNYSANIKVDFPLGIEEPASTYGGIVANFPGPNPFPVDVIVDKAGIVRYATHEYDPDAMTAVIEQLLAE
- a CDS encoding alpha/beta fold hydrolase, encoding MESTHMKAFPDAEARVLERKGCPLHFWLVGDADRPLLVLTHGAGLDHGMWRDNVAALAEHHRVLLWDVRGHGLSRPMGTRFTVETAIDDMVALLDAISAPPAIFVGQSMGGNLSQELVRRHPGRVRALVLVDCACNTAELTLLERFGVAITPAMLQLYPLEALIRHSAQSITSVESVRVYCREAMRRLEKLEMRDVMLAALGCMRDEPDYRIPKPFVLVRGAKSRAGSIARQGPPWARREPLCRGDVVIADANHCVNMDAPAAFNAAVLSFLAGLS
- a CDS encoding ATP-binding protein; its protein translation is MRRLVVLLGRIRVRLLVVNLLALFVPAIGLEFARIHERELLDALERDMSNQATLVRSFVEQDLRAGRALGDPSHEKILATAAQRTRTRIRIVDQAGEVVADSHAEGPPEGPEPPPPSMLPRSRDVRQVLDMRAGPGERWPELAQRFEVRSALAGKKATRTRVRDRDPGVILFLADPIRASGVVTGVVYVARSTQPVLFELYRIRAGLGRVLLVALLGTGLVTLVLAWSISRPLGRLSRAAKRIAAGERDVVVPIGGGGEIRELGESFAAMKERLDARMRYISEFAADVAHEFKSPLTSIRGAAELLGEGASDDPEARARFLRNIELDVERLDRLVSRLLQLSRIEASAEPMRVCDLEALVQAAKDRASGPDQPVIVEYAAKAREIVCRPLDVETAIGNLLDNAVRFSPPAEPVRLRVEGGPPGPVVRISVMDRGPGVPPAILPRIFDRFFTTDADRDGTGLGLSIVKSVADAHGGRVRVDNRPGEGVTFTLEIPCRR
- a CDS encoding response regulator transcription factor produces the protein MSKHILVVDDEARIREVLQYALRKEGYEVSAVTDGREAIEAVAKGGIDLVILDVMLPEVDGLSACRHIRAESRVPILFLSARSDEIDRVLGLDLGGDDYLTKPFSVRELVARVKALFRRLEAPGELSRKILAHGRIEVDVERHEARLDGAPVALTATELGLLGALLERPGIVLSRSQLMTRAYRYDNLITERTIDTHVRRIRAKFRAAGGEDPITTVHGVGYKVAGA